Proteins encoded by one window of Salvia splendens isolate huo1 chromosome 5, SspV2, whole genome shotgun sequence:
- the LOC121803065 gene encoding EH domain-containing protein 1-like, with amino-acid sequence MEIGSSSIGRCSKEHQKMYQIWFSCADSDGDGRITGNDAQTFLSMSNLSRQLLKQVWSIADSKRQGYLGYDEFVVAMQLMSLAQAGHNITNDIVNDTEVDYENLQPPTMEGLQTLLVKKRSQSVRYPSPERISGNPLQQSSSGSWFSKTGKTSSRPVTSIVDGLKNLYMKKLKPLEVTYKFNEFVCPLLTSSDFEAKPMVMLLGQYSTGKTTFIKHLMGCTYPGAHIGPEPTTDRFVVVMNGADDRSIPGNTIAVQADMPFSGLQSFGTAFLSKFECSQLPNPLLEHITFVDTPGVLSGEKQRTQRSYDFTGAISWFAIKCDLILLLFDPHKLDISDEFKRVIESLRGHDDKIRVVLNKADQIDTQQLMRVYGALMWSLGKVLNTPEVMRVYIGSFNDKPINNAAAGPLGEELFQKEQDNLLNDLKDIPKKACDRRINEFVKRARAAKIHSLIISHLRNEMPAMIGKAKAQQRLIDNLANEFAKVQREQHLPLGDFPNVDQFRESLSGYSIDKFEKLKPKMIQCVDEMLAYDIPQLLKDFRNPYD; translated from the exons ATGGAGATTGGTTCGTCTTCGATTGGACGGTGCTCCAAGGAGCATCAGAAGATGTATCAAATTTGGTTCTCTTGTGCCGATTCTG ATGGTGATGGGCGTATCACGGGAAATGATGCGCAGACATTCCTCTCCATGTCTAATTTGAGTCGTCAACTTCTCAAACAG GTTTGGTCAATTGCTGATTCGAAGAGGCAAGGTTATCTTGGATATGATGAATTCGTTGTAGCAATGCAG CTCATGTCTTTGGCACAAGCTGGCCATAACATAACCAATGATATTGTGAATGATACTGAAG TTGATTATGAGAACCTGCAACCACCCACCATGGAAGGTCTTCAAACCCTTCTTGTC AAGAAACGGAGTCAAAGCGTGCGCTACCCTTCGCCTGAGCGGATCAGTG GCAATCCACTGCAGCAATCATCTTCTGGAAGTTGGTTTTCTAAAACCGGAAAG ACGTCGTCGAGGCCGGTGACTTCAATTGTGGATGGACTGAAGAATCTGTACATGAAGAAGCTAAAGCCCCTGGAAGTGACCTACAAGTTCAATGAATTTGTTTGTCCTCTACTG ACAAGTAGCGATTTTGAGGCGAAGCCAATGGTGATGCTACTTGGCCAATACTCCACAGGCAAGACCACATTCATCAAGCATCTCATGGGATGTACTTATCCTG GAGCTCATATCGGTCCAGAGCCCACGACAGACAGATTCGTAGTGGTTATG AACGGAGCTGATGACAGAAGCATTCCAGGCAACACCATTGCTGTTCAAGCAGACATGCCTTTCAGCGGCCTCCAATCCTTCGGAACAGCTTTTTTATCCAAATTTGAGTGCTCACAGCTCCCTAATCCT TTGCTGGAGCACATCACCTTTGTGGACACCCCGGGAGTCCTCTCCGGGGAGAAGCAACGCACGCAGAGAAGCTACGACTTCACAGGAGCCATTTCCTGGTTTGCCATCAAGTGTGATCTCATCTTGCTCCTCTTCGACCCTCACAAGCTTGATATCAGCGACGAATTCAAGCGTGTCATTGAATCTCTTCGTGGCCATGATGATAAGATACGCGTCGTCCTCAACAAGGCCGACCAAATTGATACACAACAA CTTATGCGGGTATACGGTGCCTTAATGTGGTCTCTAGGCAAAGTCTTGAATACTCCTGAAGTTATGCGTGTTTATATTGG CTCCTTCAACGACAAGCCTATAAACAACGCTGCAGCCGGTCCCCTCGGGGAAGAGCTCTTCCAGAAAGAACAAGACAACCTTCTCAATGACTTGAAAGACATACCTAAGAAGGCTTGTGATCGTCGA ATAAATGAGTTTGTGAAACGTGCTCGTGCTGCTAAGATACATTCCTTGATCATTAGTCATCTCAGGAATGAGATGCCTGCAATGATAGGCAAAGCTAAGGCTCAGCAAAGGCTCATCGATAATCTGGCCAATGAATTTGCAAAG GTTCAGAGAGAGCAACATCTCCCGCTGGGGGATTTCCCGAATGTGGATCAATTTAGAGAGAGCTTGAGCGGGTACAGCATAGACAAGTTTGAGAAGTTAAAACCAAAAATGATCCAGTGTGTTGATGAAATGCTTGCTTATGATATCCCACAGCTTCTTAAGGATTTCCGAAATCCTTACGATTAG